In the Moraxella osloensis genome, one interval contains:
- the ampD gene encoding 1,6-anhydro-N-acetylmuramyl-L-alanine amidase AmpD has translation MVMSGFSIEQGLLSPCEFVASPNFGERPDPNDIHLIVIHNISLPPSEFGLKNDQGEHFVRAFFQNQLDPKAHPYFATIYQQQVSAHLFIERDGSVTQFVSFDERAWHAGKSSYLGVPNCNDYSIGIELEGDDYSEFDDRQYQALSGVIAAIYQAYPKTVNHLAGHSDIARGRKSDPGLYFDWVKLRNMINKF, from the coding sequence ATGGTTATGTCGGGATTTAGCATTGAGCAGGGTTTGTTAAGCCCATGCGAGTTTGTGGCGTCACCCAATTTTGGTGAGCGTCCCGACCCTAACGATATTCATCTGATTGTGATTCATAACATCAGCTTGCCGCCGAGTGAATTTGGTCTAAAAAATGACCAAGGCGAGCATTTTGTTCGTGCATTTTTTCAAAATCAATTAGACCCCAAAGCCCATCCGTATTTTGCAACCATCTATCAGCAGCAGGTCTCCGCGCATTTGTTTATTGAGCGTGATGGCAGCGTCACACAGTTTGTAAGCTTTGATGAGCGTGCTTGGCATGCTGGCAAATCTAGTTATTTGGGCGTACCAAACTGCAATGACTATTCGATTGGGATTGAGCTAGAAGGTGATGATTATAGCGAGTTTGATGACAGGCAATACCAAGCTTTAAGTGGCGTGATTGCCGCGATTTATCAAGCTTATCCCAAAACCGTCAATCATCTAGCCGGCCATAGCGATATCGCGCGCGGTCGCAAATCCGACCCTGGTCTGTATTTTGATTGGGTGAAACTAAGGAACATGATTAATAAATTTTAA